CACTCCCATTCCAAGGGGACAACCCGAGTCGTCCAGGAGCTGCTCCAGGTAGCCGGACGGGGGCCTCTGGCCTCGCTCTCGCTCACCGGAAAGTGCCGCCAGAGGCCTCCGGATCTCCTTGGCCGGTGAGCAGGAGGCAcaacccccccacctccttttgACCCCTTTCTTGGGCAGTGACCCCTTGGGAGGGCTTGTAGCTCCCCTTCTTAGGGGCcctgcttccctcccccttgCCTCAAAATGGGCTTCTTTGTCCCCTGGGGATCTTGAACCCCCACTTCCAAGGGAGTCACAGCCATATCTCTGCACAGGTATTGACCAATATGGTCAATGTCAGGGTTTTGCGGCTGTTTCTGAGTCTTGCCCATCTCTGTCACTCGGGTCTCCTTCCTCCGTTTGGTTGACGTTTGCTCGAAATCAGCATAAACATTGGCCCGGTTCCTATAAGCGCCTCTAAAGAGAAAGAAACTCACACGGAAAGAAATGCCATTCAGTCTCAGAGGTATccagaatacttttttttttaatttcctcctGCTTTTGTTATATGCCCCGAAACAGCCTCAAAAGGACAACATCTTTGAATAAAGTCAAAATTGGGGCTACAGGCAGCAGAAATGTGGAGAGCCGGTAGGGAGGGGAGGCCTGTAGAgtgaaaaagccccccccccgtattCTTGGCTGTTACTCAGCTTTGAATGGGTTTTTGGCTGATGCTTTTTAGCATGGTATCCGTCTGATCCTTTTGAGTGTCTGCatatttcctgtttttagctttaatatctgtcttttaatgatgtaggccacCTCGGgcccttttttaaggagaaaggtggggtaaaaatgttttaaataaatgaattctcTTTCAGAAtaagtgtattattattattattattattattattattattattattattattattattattattattattattagtattattatttaagCAGACGGATGTTTCTGCATcgtttgcagtgtgtgtgtgtggggggagaaacTTATTCTGAAAGAGCATTTAAATAGGAATAAAAGTGGTGCTGTGACATAAAAGTCATATCCCAGAAAGCCACTGCTCCCAGCAAACAGCAAGGAGGCTTCTCAAAAGACACGCGTGCTGGGATGACCCAGGTGGGTGCAGGCAGAAGAGATTGCCGAAAGaggagccggaggggggggggctcaggtgTAGGGGGGGCAAACCAGGTGCTGGTGGGTGAGAGTGATGGGGAGGGGAACCGTTTCCCTTTGGgatccagcggggggggggctgagcaaCAGCCCGCCCTCCCCCCCTGTAGGAGGGGGGTCTGCAGGTGAGTGTCCTGGGCCCCTGAAGTCGAGTCAGgaccggagggagggagggagggagggaggcttccTGGCCGAGGACCATTTCCAGAACTCCCTTTTTTGCACTTTCTCTGTCAAGGTTCCCAGGAAGGGGCGAGCCTGAGTTGAAAGGGTCCCTGAAGGTCATCCAGTCGCACCTCCTCCGGAGGATGGGGGAACCTCCGCAGCTCAGGTGCCCCAACCAGGTGGCCCTCCGGGTTTGGGAAGCCTCCCGCCGCCCGCCCTCCTTTCCCGGGTCCGAGCCCGAAGCCCCGCCGGGACCTGATGGGGAAGCGCATCCCGCCCCCCTGGAGGTGAGGAGGGCCGGCCAGGAACCGCTCCTCCCGGCCGGGTCTCCGAAGCCCTCCACGCCCGGGTGGGACGACAGCTCCCatggctgggggatgctgggcTTGGTAGTACCTGGCCAGGCGCTTCCCCCGCCCCGGGGCCACCTGTCAGGCCCGGCCagttctcatcccccccccccgcgaggcCACCCCGACCCCGGGCTCCGAGGGACCCCCTTCCCCCGAAAGTGGGGAGGCCCGGGGAGGCTCGAGGGGGGGCTCCCGGGGACGGCGCCCTGCCATGGGGGGGGCTGGAGGGGCTGGCCGGGGGGGGAGCGGACCGATTGCGGGcccccctcccgccgcccccTCTTGCTCAGCCCGCGGAGgtcgtgggggtgggtgggagagagagccagcttgaagggggtgggggctgcggcggggcgggggggggccgGCCTGGCGCCTGGGGCTGCCTCGGCATTggcggaggaaggaagggaaggagggggggcaggaagcgagggagggggggaaggcgcTCCGGcggctggaggggaggggaggggaggggggggcggccAGCTGGGCAGCGCGACCGAGGGCCCCCCCGGGCGCCCCCTCGGAACAGCCGCGCCCCCCTCTCTTTGCACCCCCCCAccttccctctcttttatttttttttatttttttgcagcggGGGGCGGCGGGACCGGGcggcccccccctcccccctccctccctgcctgcctcccccctccctccctcccccccaggggTGAAAGTGCAAAAGGAAGTGCAGCCGCTGCCATCTTTCCTGcgctccaaacacacacacacacacacacacacacactcacccacCCAGGGAGGGGGACCGCGGACGGGACCACCGCCCCCGCCAAGCCTGCCTTCcgcgccccgccgccgccgccgccgccaccggaGCCCGTCGACCGACCGCCCGGCCCTTTCCTGCCACCCGCCGTCCGCGGCCCCGGCTCCAGGCTCCGGCCCGGGCGCGCCTCGTGGCCGCCACCCGGAGGGGCCtctccccgcccgcccgcccgcccgcccgcctccgcCGGGGCCCTTTGTTCGCCGGGGCGCTCCTTCCTccggcttcttcctcctcctcctcttcctccgcctTCCCGTCGAGGCCCGGGGCTCCGGAGGGCGGCCGGGCGGGAGCGAGCCCAGCCCGCGAGTGCgcgcgcccccctccccgcgcctCCCGGGCCCTTCCCGCCGCCCGTGctcgccgcccgcccgcccgcgcgcTCCCGCCGCCCGCGGCTGAGGAGGGGCGCCCCCTGCCGGTCCCCGGTGAGCCTCGCGGGGCcccgcggccgccgccgccgccgccgtcgatGGAGCGGGTGAACgaggcggccgccgccgccgccgcggcttcGTCGTCCGTCTCGTCGTGCTCCGGGGGGGGCGGCCCGTCGGGAGGGTCCGGGGCCGGGCCGGGGACGGCGTCGGCGGGGGGCGTCGGGGGCGGCGTCGGGGGTTGCTACACCTACCAGGTGAGCCGCCACAGCGCCGACCTCCTGCACAGCCTCAACCAGCAGCGCAAGAACGGCGGGCGCTTCTGCGACGTCCTCCTGCGGGTGGGCGACGAGAGCTTCCCGGCCCACCGGGCGGTGCTGGCCGCCTGCAGCGAGTACTTCGAGTCGGTCTTCAGCGCCCAGGCCCTCGGGGTCGGGGGGGGCGTcgaggggggcggcggcggcggcggcggggtccCCGGGGCCGGGCCGGAGGGGGGCGCGCCCGaaggggcgggggcgggggcatCGGCATCATCCTCCGGGGGCGCCCCCGGGATGGGCCGCGAGCTGGAGATGCACACCATCAGCTCCAAGGTCTTCGGGGACATCCTGGACTTCGCCTACACCTCGCGCATCGTGGTGCGCCTGGAGAGCTTCCCCGAACTCATGACCGCCGCCAAGTTCCTCCTCATGCGCTCCGTGATTGACATCTGTCAGGAGGTCATCAAGCAGTCCAACGTCCAGATCCTGGTCCCGCCGGCCGGACGCCCGGACATCATGCTCTTCCGGCCCGGGGCCACCGCCGCCGACCTGGGCTTCCCCCTGGACATGACCAACGGCACGGGCCTGGCGCCCAACGGGAACGGCATCGCCGGCATGCCCGACGACGAGGCCGCCCGGGTGGCCTTCTCGGCCGCCGCCCAGGCCTCCTTGCCGGTCCTGCAGGGCGTGGACCGCCTGCCCATGGTGGCCGGGCCCCTCTCGCCCCAGCTGCTCGCCTCGCCCTTCCAAAATGTGGGCGCCGGCGCCCCGTCGCTCGGCAGCAAGCGGGGCCGGGGGCGGCCGCGCAAGGCCAACCTGCTGGACTCCATGATGTTCAGCGCTCCAGGAGGTTTGCGGGAAGCGGGGATCCTCCCCTGCGGCCTGTGCGGGAAAGTCTTCACCGATGCCAACCGCCTGCGCCAGCACGAGGCCCAGCATGGGGTCACCAGCTTGCAGTTGGGTTACATAGACATGCCGCCCCCAAGGCTCGGCGAGAACGGGATGCCCGGTCTGGACGACACCGAGGCCCCCCGAAAGAGGAGCCGGACGAGGAAGCAGGTGGCCTGCGAGATCTGCGGCAAGATTTTCCGGGACGTTTACCACCTCAACCGGCACAAGCTGTCGCATTCCGGCGAGAAGCCCTACTCGTGCCCCGTGTGCGGACTGCGCTTCAAGAGGAAAGACCGGATGTCGTACCACGTGCGCTCCCATGACGGGTCCGTGGGGAAGCCTTACATTTGCCAGAGTTGCGGGAAAGGCTTCTCGAGGTAAGAACTTAAGGAGGTAATCCCAACACCGTAACAGTGGAAACCGGGAGACGCCACCGGGAAGGGCTGAAATCCTGACCCACTCCTGCAAAGACCTGGAGGAGGATTGGGTTCGCCACTAGGAGGGTGGTCCTAGCGATGGTGCCACAGACCCATAGAACTCAACACAAGTTGTGGCAGCCGAAGGGAATCTTCTTCTTAGGGGTGTGCTCTTCCGATTTTCCACACTCCATAACTCCCTGAATGTTGCAGGAATTTCCcctggcagaattctggaagatCTTGCCCACCGATAGACGCCTCCCTGTTTGGCTCACCTGGAGGCAGGGCCTGGGCCTCCCAGGCTGCATAGCGTTCTAGGCCTTTATTCCCTGTTGCAGTGCTTTCTGGGAGGTGGAGTCTCACTGCCTTGCAGGCTCTGTAGAGGGTCTCCCCTGAAGAACTACGGCTCCCAGAAAGCATCACTGCAGTTCCCTTCTAGGCCGCAGGGAAGAGCCACCTCAGGATTACAGTTCCCACAATCACCCAATTAGGGGttattgggagttgtagtccaaaaaaacaaacaatgggGGATGACATTTCTGAGTTCTGCCTTCCATTCTCTGTTCCTGAGTCTGTGTGGGTGTGAACAAAAGAGAGACGGCATGAAAGCATCTCTGGGACATAACACGTTGCTCTCCTTCTTAATTGTACCAAATGGCCGGGGATGCAAAACCGAAGCCTAGATGAGAGTCCAAGCTGTTTGGACGCATTTCTCcaaagaaaggggtggggggtgtcccATGGTTCATGGCCGGGTCTC
The genomic region above belongs to Pogona vitticeps strain Pit_001003342236 chromosome 14, PviZW2.1, whole genome shotgun sequence and contains:
- the PATZ1 gene encoding POZ-, AT hook-, and zinc finger-containing protein 1 isoform X3, with the translated sequence MERVNEAAAAAAAASSSVSSCSGGGGPSGGSGAGPGTASAGGVGGGVGGCYTYQVSRHSADLLHSLNQQRKNGGRFCDVLLRVGDESFPAHRAVLAACSEYFESVFSAQALGVGGGVEGGGGGGGGVPGAGPEGGAPEGAGAGASASSSGGAPGMGRELEMHTISSKVFGDILDFAYTSRIVVRLESFPELMTAAKFLLMRSVIDICQEVIKQSNVQILVPPAGRPDIMLFRPGATAADLGFPLDMTNGTGLAPNGNGIAGMPDDEAARVAFSAAAQASLPVLQGVDRLPMVAGPLSPQLLASPFQNVGAGAPSLGSKRGRGRPRKANLLDSMMFSAPGGLREAGILPCGLCGKVFTDANRLRQHEAQHGVTSLQLGYIDMPPPRLGENGMPGLDDTEAPRKRSRTRKQVACEICGKIFRDVYHLNRHKLSHSGEKPYSCPVCGLRFKRKDRMSYHVRSHDGSVGKPYICQSCGKGFSRPDHLNGHIKQVHTSERPHKCQQEIGTIHGISSETSPSIEQLNLQETCNASFATRDRLRSHLACHEDKVPCQVCGKYLRAAYMADHLKKHSEGPSNFCTICNRGFSSASYLKVHVKTHHGVPLPQVSSRPEPIPNGGAAFHSVGTYGIKGPKCSHSDQIESSDSYGDLSDASDLKTPEKQNANGSFSCDLVVPKNKLESEGDKKFPCPECGSFFRSKSYLNKHIQKVHVRSLGGGTPLGDLGAALGSPFSPQQNMSLLESFGFQIVQSAFASSLVDAEVDPQPMGPDGK
- the PATZ1 gene encoding POZ-, AT hook-, and zinc finger-containing protein 1 isoform X2 codes for the protein MERVNEAAAAAAAASSSVSSCSGGGGPSGGSGAGPGTASAGGVGGGVGGCYTYQVSRHSADLLHSLNQQRKNGGRFCDVLLRVGDESFPAHRAVLAACSEYFESVFSAQALGVGGGVEGGGGGGGGVPGAGPEGGAPEGAGAGASASSSGGAPGMGRELEMHTISSKVFGDILDFAYTSRIVVRLESFPELMTAAKFLLMRSVIDICQEVIKQSNVQILVPPAGRPDIMLFRPGATAADLGFPLDMTNGTGLAPNGNGIAGMPDDEAARVAFSAAAQASLPVLQGVDRLPMVAGPLSPQLLASPFQNVGAGAPSLGSKRGRGRPRKANLLDSMMFSAPGGLREAGILPCGLCGKVFTDANRLRQHEAQHGVTSLQLGYIDMPPPRLGENGMPGLDDTEAPRKRSRTRKQVACEICGKIFRDVYHLNRHKLSHSGEKPYSCPVCGLRFKRKDRMSYHVRSHDGSVGKPYICQSCGKGFSRPDHLNGHIKQVHTSERPHKCQEIGTIHGISSETSPSIEQLNLQETCNASFATRDRLRSHLACHEDKVPCQVCGKYLRAAYMADHLKKHSEGPSNFCTICNRGFSSASYLKVHVKTHHGVPLPQVSSRPEPIPNGGAAFHSVGTYGIKEGPKCSHSDQIESSDSYGDLSDASDLKTPEKQNANGSFSCDLVVPKNKLESEGDKKFPCPECGSFFRSKSYLNKHIQKVHVRSLGGGTPLGDLGAALGSPFSPQQNMSLLESFGFQIVQSAFASSLVDAEVDPQPMGPDGK
- the PATZ1 gene encoding POZ-, AT hook-, and zinc finger-containing protein 1 isoform X1, producing the protein MERVNEAAAAAAAASSSVSSCSGGGGPSGGSGAGPGTASAGGVGGGVGGCYTYQVSRHSADLLHSLNQQRKNGGRFCDVLLRVGDESFPAHRAVLAACSEYFESVFSAQALGVGGGVEGGGGGGGGVPGAGPEGGAPEGAGAGASASSSGGAPGMGRELEMHTISSKVFGDILDFAYTSRIVVRLESFPELMTAAKFLLMRSVIDICQEVIKQSNVQILVPPAGRPDIMLFRPGATAADLGFPLDMTNGTGLAPNGNGIAGMPDDEAARVAFSAAAQASLPVLQGVDRLPMVAGPLSPQLLASPFQNVGAGAPSLGSKRGRGRPRKANLLDSMMFSAPGGLREAGILPCGLCGKVFTDANRLRQHEAQHGVTSLQLGYIDMPPPRLGENGMPGLDDTEAPRKRSRTRKQVACEICGKIFRDVYHLNRHKLSHSGEKPYSCPVCGLRFKRKDRMSYHVRSHDGSVGKPYICQSCGKGFSRPDHLNGHIKQVHTSERPHKCQQEIGTIHGISSETSPSIEQLNLQETCNASFATRDRLRSHLACHEDKVPCQVCGKYLRAAYMADHLKKHSEGPSNFCTICNRGFSSASYLKVHVKTHHGVPLPQVSSRPEPIPNGGAAFHSVGTYGIKEGPKCSHSDQIESSDSYGDLSDASDLKTPEKQNANGSFSCDLVVPKNKLESEGDKKFPCPECGSFFRSKSYLNKHIQKVHVRSLGGGTPLGDLGAALGSPFSPQQNMSLLESFGFQIVQSAFASSLVDAEVDPQPMGPDGK
- the PATZ1 gene encoding POZ-, AT hook-, and zinc finger-containing protein 1 isoform X7 codes for the protein MERVNEAAAAAAAASSSVSSCSGGGGPSGGSGAGPGTASAGGVGGGVGGCYTYQVSRHSADLLHSLNQQRKNGGRFCDVLLRVGDESFPAHRAVLAACSEYFESVFSAQALGVGGGVEGGGGGGGGVPGAGPEGGAPEGAGAGASASSSGGAPGMGRELEMHTISSKVFGDILDFAYTSRIVVRLESFPELMTAAKFLLMRSVIDICQEVIKQSNVQILVPPAGRPDIMLFRPGATAADLGFPLDMTNGTGLAPNGNGIAGMPDDEAARVAFSAAAQASLPVLQGVDRLPMVAGPLSPQLLASPFQNVGAGAPSLGSKRGRGRPRKANLLDSMMFSAPGGLREAGILPCGLCGKVFTDANRLRQHEAQHGVTSLQLGYIDMPPPRLGENGMPGLDDTEAPRKRSRTRKQVACEICGKIFRDVYHLNRHKLSHSGEKPYSCPVCGLRFKRKDRMSYHVRSHDGSVGKPYICQSCGKGFSRPDHLNGHIKQVHTSERPHKCQTCNASFATRDRLRSHLACHEDKVPCQVCGKYLRAAYMADHLKKHSEGPSNFCTICNREGPKCSHSDQIESSDSYGDLSDASDLKTPEKQNANGSFSCDLVVPKNKLESEGDKKFPCPECGSFFRSKSYLNKHIQKVHVRSLGGGTPLGDLGAALGSPFSPQQNMSLLESFGFQIVQSAFASSLVDAEVDPQPMGPDGK
- the PATZ1 gene encoding POZ-, AT hook-, and zinc finger-containing protein 1 isoform X4, with translation MERVNEAAAAAAAASSSVSSCSGGGGPSGGSGAGPGTASAGGVGGGVGGCYTYQVSRHSADLLHSLNQQRKNGGRFCDVLLRVGDESFPAHRAVLAACSEYFESVFSAQALGVGGGVEGGGGGGGGVPGAGPEGGAPEGAGAGASASSSGGAPGMGRELEMHTISSKVFGDILDFAYTSRIVVRLESFPELMTAAKFLLMRSVIDICQEVIKQSNVQILVPPAGRPDIMLFRPGATAADLGFPLDMTNGTGLAPNGNGIAGMPDDEAARVAFSAAAQASLPVLQGVDRLPMVAGPLSPQLLASPFQNVGAGAPSLGSKRGRGRPRKANLLDSMMFSAPGGLREAGILPCGLCGKVFTDANRLRQHEAQHGVTSLQLGYIDMPPPRLGENGMPGLDDTEAPRKRSRTRKQVACEICGKIFRDVYHLNRHKLSHSGEKPYSCPVCGLRFKRKDRMSYHVRSHDGSVGKPYICQSCGKGFSRPDHLNGHIKQVHTSERPHKCQTCNASFATRDRLRSHLACHEDKVPCQVCGKYLRAAYMADHLKKHSEGPSNFCTICNRGFSSASYLKVHVKTHHGVPLPQVSSRPEPIPNGGAAFHSVGTYGIKEGPKCSHSDQIESSDSYGDLSDASDLKTPEKQNANGSFSCDLVVPKNKLESEGDKKFPCPECGSFFRSKSYLNKHIQKVHVRSLGGGTPLGDLGAALGSPFSPQQNMSLLESFGFQIVQSAFASSLVDAEVDPQPMGPDGK
- the PATZ1 gene encoding POZ-, AT hook-, and zinc finger-containing protein 1 isoform X8; this translates as MERVNEAAAAAAAASSSVSSCSGGGGPSGGSGAGPGTASAGGVGGGVGGCYTYQVSRHSADLLHSLNQQRKNGGRFCDVLLRVGDESFPAHRAVLAACSEYFESVFSAQALGVGGGVEGGGGGGGGVPGAGPEGGAPEGAGAGASASSSGGAPGMGRELEMHTISSKVFGDILDFAYTSRIVVRLESFPELMTAAKFLLMRSVIDICQEVIKQSNVQILVPPAGRPDIMLFRPGATAADLGFPLDMTNGTGLAPNGNGIAGMPDDEAARVAFSAAAQASLPVLQGVDRLPMVAGPLSPQLLASPFQNVGAGAPSLGSKRGRGRPRKANLLDSMMFSAPGGLREAGILPCGLCGKVFTDANRLRQHEAQHGVTSLQLGYIDMPPPRLGENGMPGLDDTEAPRKRSRTRKQVACEICGKIFRDVYHLNRHKLSHSGEKPYSCPVCGLRFKRKDRMSYHVRSHDGSVGKPYICQSCGKGFSRPDHLNGHIKQVHTSERPHKCQQEIGTIHGISSETSPSIEQLNLQETCNASFATRDRLRSHLACHEDKVPCQVCGKYLRAAYMADHLKKHSEGPSNFCTICNRGLQPPGAHPEWGSSVPQRRDLWHQRRPEMLTFGPD
- the PATZ1 gene encoding POZ-, AT hook-, and zinc finger-containing protein 1 isoform X10; its protein translation is MERVNEAAAAAAAASSSVSSCSGGGGPSGGSGAGPGTASAGGVGGGVGGCYTYQVSRHSADLLHSLNQQRKNGGRFCDVLLRVGDESFPAHRAVLAACSEYFESVFSAQALGVGGGVEGGGGGGGGVPGAGPEGGAPEGAGAGASASSSGGAPGMGRELEMHTISSKVFGDILDFAYTSRIVVRLESFPELMTAAKFLLMRSVIDICQEVIKQSNVQILVPPAGRPDIMLFRPGATAADLGFPLDMTNGTGLAPNGNGIAGMPDDEAARVAFSAAAQASLPVLQGVDRLPMVAGPLSPQLLASPFQNVGAGAPSLGSKRGRGRPRKANLLDSMMFSAPGGLREAGILPCGLCGKVFTDANRLRQHEAQHGVTSLQLGYIDMPPPRLGENGMPGLDDTEAPRKRSRTRKQVACEICGKIFRDVYHLNRHKLSHSGEKPYSCPVCGLRFKRKDRMSYHVRSHDGSVGKPYICQSCGKGFSRPDHLNGHIKQVHTSERPHKCQTCNASFATRDRLRSHLACHEDKVPCQVCGKYLRAAYMADHLKKHSEGPSNFCTICNRGLQPPGAHPEWGSSVPQRRDLWHQRRPEMLTFGPD
- the PATZ1 gene encoding POZ-, AT hook-, and zinc finger-containing protein 1 isoform X9 is translated as MERVNEAAAAAAAASSSVSSCSGGGGPSGGSGAGPGTASAGGVGGGVGGCYTYQVSRHSADLLHSLNQQRKNGGRFCDVLLRVGDESFPAHRAVLAACSEYFESVFSAQALGVGGGVEGGGGGGGGVPGAGPEGGAPEGAGAGASASSSGGAPGMGRELEMHTISSKVFGDILDFAYTSRIVVRLESFPELMTAAKFLLMRSVIDICQEVIKQSNVQILVPPAGRPDIMLFRPGATAADLGFPLDMTNGTGLAPNGNGIAGMPDDEAARVAFSAAAQASLPVLQGVDRLPMVAGPLSPQLLASPFQNVGAGAPSLGSKRGRGRPRKANLLDSMMFSAPGGLREAGILPCGLCGKVFTDANRLRQHEAQHGVTSLQLGYIDMPPPRLGENGMPGLDDTEAPRKRSRTRKQVACEICGKIFRDVYHLNRHKLSHSGEKPYSCPVCGLRFKRKDRMSYHVRSHDGSVGKPYICQSCGKGFSRPDHLNGHIKQVHTSERPHKCQQEIGTIHGISSETSPSIEQLNLQETCNASFATRDRLRSHLACHEDKVPCQVCGKYLRAAYMADHLKKHSEGPSNFCTICNRGLQPPGAHPEWGSSVPQRRDLWHQRPEMLTFGPD
- the PATZ1 gene encoding POZ-, AT hook-, and zinc finger-containing protein 1 isoform X6 yields the protein MERVNEAAAAAAAASSSVSSCSGGGGPSGGSGAGPGTASAGGVGGGVGGCYTYQVSRHSADLLHSLNQQRKNGGRFCDVLLRVGDESFPAHRAVLAACSEYFESVFSAQALGVGGGVEGGGGGGGGVPGAGPEGGAPEGAGAGASASSSGGAPGMGRELEMHTISSKVFGDILDFAYTSRIVVRLESFPELMTAAKFLLMRSVIDICQEVIKQSNVQILVPPAGRPDIMLFRPGATAADLGFPLDMTNGTGLAPNGNGIAGMPDDEAARVAFSAAAQASLPVLQGVDRLPMVAGPLSPQLLASPFQNVGAGAPSLGSKRGRGRPRKANLLDSMMFSAPGGLREAGILPCGLCGKVFTDANRLRQHEAQHGVTSLQLGYIDMPPPRLGENGMPGLDDTEAPRKRSRTRKQVACEICGKIFRDVYHLNRHKLSHSGEKPYSCPVCGLRFKRKDRMSYHVRSHDGSVGKPYICQSCGKGFSRPDHLNGHIKQVHTSERPHKCQQEIGTIHGISSETSPSIEQLNLQETCNASFATRDRLRSHLACHEDKVPCQVCGKYLRAAYMADHLKKHSEGPSNFCTICNRGPKCSHSDQIESSDSYGDLSDASDLKTPEKQNANGSFSCDLVVPKNKLESEGDKKFPCPECGSFFRSKSYLNKHIQKVHVRSLGGGTPLGDLGAALGSPFSPQQNMSLLESFGFQIVQSAFASSLVDAEVDPQPMGPDGK
- the PATZ1 gene encoding POZ-, AT hook-, and zinc finger-containing protein 1 isoform X5 → MERVNEAAAAAAAASSSVSSCSGGGGPSGGSGAGPGTASAGGVGGGVGGCYTYQVSRHSADLLHSLNQQRKNGGRFCDVLLRVGDESFPAHRAVLAACSEYFESVFSAQALGVGGGVEGGGGGGGGVPGAGPEGGAPEGAGAGASASSSGGAPGMGRELEMHTISSKVFGDILDFAYTSRIVVRLESFPELMTAAKFLLMRSVIDICQEVIKQSNVQILVPPAGRPDIMLFRPGATAADLGFPLDMTNGTGLAPNGNGIAGMPDDEAARVAFSAAAQASLPVLQGVDRLPMVAGPLSPQLLASPFQNVGAGAPSLGSKRGRGRPRKANLLDSMMFSAPGGLREAGILPCGLCGKVFTDANRLRQHEAQHGVTSLQLGYIDMPPPRLGENGMPGLDDTEAPRKRSRTRKQVACEICGKIFRDVYHLNRHKLSHSGEKPYSCPVCGLRFKRKDRMSYHVRSHDGSVGKPYICQSCGKGFSRPDHLNGHIKQVHTSERPHKCQQEIGTIHGISSETSPSIEQLNLQETCNASFATRDRLRSHLACHEDKVPCQVCGKYLRAAYMADHLKKHSEGPSNFCTICNREGPKCSHSDQIESSDSYGDLSDASDLKTPEKQNANGSFSCDLVVPKNKLESEGDKKFPCPECGSFFRSKSYLNKHIQKVHVRSLGGGTPLGDLGAALGSPFSPQQNMSLLESFGFQIVQSAFASSLVDAEVDPQPMGPDGK